In Piliocolobus tephrosceles isolate RC106 chromosome 10, ASM277652v3, whole genome shotgun sequence, a single window of DNA contains:
- the LOC111542062 gene encoding LOW QUALITY PROTEIN: olfactory receptor 8S1-like (The sequence of the model RefSeq protein was modified relative to this genomic sequence to represent the inferred CDS: deleted 1 base in 1 codon), translating into MRNHSVVPEFVLLGLSAGPQTQALLFVLFLVIYLLTVMGNLLLLVVVNADSCFHTPMYFFLGQLSFLDLCHSSVTVPKLLENLLSEKKTISVEGCMAQVFFVFATGGTESCLLAVMAYDCYVAISSPLLYGQVMNRQLCAGLVGGSWGLAFLDALINILVALNLDFCEAENIHHFSCELPSLYPLSCSDVSASFTTLLCSSILHFFGNFLMIFLSYICILSTILRISSTTGRSKAFSTCSSHLTAVIFFYGSGLLRYLMPNSGSIQELIFSLQYSVITPMLNPLIYSLKNREVKAAVRRTLRKYL; encoded by the exons ATGAGAAACCACAGCGTTGTCCCCGAGTTTGTCCTCCTCGGTCTGTCTGCTGGCCCCCAGACCCAAGCTCTGCTCTTTGTGCTGTTCCTGGTGATTTACCTCCTGACTGTGATGGGAaacctgctgctgctggtggtggttAATGCTGATTCTTGTTTCCACACACCCATGTACTTCTTCTTGGGACAGTTGTCCTTCTTGGATCTCTGCCATTCCTCTGTCACTGTACCTAAGCTGTTGGAGAACCTCCTGTCTGAGAAGAAAACCATCTCAGTT GAGGGCTGCATGGCTCAGGTCTTCTTCGTGTTTGCCACTGGGGGCACTGAATCCTGCCTGCTTGCTGTGATGGCCTATGACTGCTATGTTGCCATCAGCTCTCCTTTGCTCTATGGCCAAGTGATGAACAGACAGCTGTGTGCAGGGCTGGTGGGGGGCTCATGGGGCTTGGCTTTTCTGGATGCCCTCATCAATATCCTTGTAGCTCTCAATTTAGACTTCTGTGAGGCTGAAAATATCCACCACTTCAGCTGTGAGCTGCCCTCTCTCTATCCTTTGTCTTGCTCTGATGTGTCTGCAAGTTTTACCACCCTGCTCTGCTCCAGCATCCTGCATTTCTTTGGAAATTTTCTCATGATATTCTTGtcttatatttgcattttgtCCACTATACTGAGGATCAGCTCCACTACGGGCAGAAGCAAAGCCTTCTCcacctgctcctcccacctcactgcAGTGATTTTCTTTTATGGCTCTGGATTACTCCGCTATCTCATGCCAAATTCAGGATCCATTCAAGAGTTGATCTTCTCCTTGCAGTACAGCGTGATCACTCCCATGCTGAATCCCCTCATCTACAGCCTGAAGAACAGGGAAGTGAAGGCAGCTGTGAGAAGAACATTGAGAAAATATCTCTAG